Part of the Xiphophorus couchianus chromosome 2, X_couchianus-1.0, whole genome shotgun sequence genome, ttttattgacgTGCATCAGATTAAGAGGCTCCAGTTTTTCAAAAGATcttaatttaaacatattttttcaatcACACATAATTTTTCCaatagtttgttttcatttgttcatttatcaTTACATATAACATCTTATTGTATTCTAattgcttttaaataataataaattgaacatgtttgtttgtttgctgtgaGTCTGGGGATCAAACCTGATCCACCTTTCATTTGAACACTAATCTGGTTGTTTTGGCGtgaattttaaatcaacaaagcCCATCGCGGCTCTAGACGCCGAGCCTCTTGAAAAACTGCAGGCCCCTAGACGAGCCATCTGGCGTCGAGTAGTAAAACAACAAGCCCCGCCCCTTTGCTTACATTCTCCAATGCGCCATAGCAACCAGGGCCGAGCCCCCTGTTCCCGCGTAATGTTCCCGTCCTTATAAGGCCAGCCGAGCGCAGACGCACGCCTACGTCACACGTCGTTTATGTAAATAGTTtgattgaagaaaaagaaaaaagaaaaaacataataaaacagagGGGGCCCTGCGCTCTACTCTGAAATGGAGGTGTGGATGTGACGCAGGCGCAGTGGCTTCACAACTATCCAGTCCCGTCCTCAAGCATAGACATCAACAAGAGAGCGGGTTTACTGATGCGGGTTCGTTTTCCTAATACTTACGCCGCTACGACGCTCTTCAGGGATTACTTGCTTTGTGTCAGCTTCGCCAAACTTCCAACAAGGTAACGCCAGCGAGCGGTTTGCGTTTGTTTCGGTGCGTTTttcaggctgtttttttttttttttttggtgaaagtctttgtaattaaaaacaagcttCGAGTTGTCTTTGAACAATTGGTGTTGTTTTGGGGCCTTCTTGCATGGTCAGCTCTAGGTCATGTTATTTAATGGTTGAAATAATTCGAGAAAGTGGGAAAATGTGTGtgggggaaggaaaaaaaagaggggaagaTCAGGAGGAGTTGAAATGCAGACATTAGAAGCAGATTGAGGCTGTTGTTATTGCTGCACTAGGTTGTGTGAGGGAATCACTCGTTTGATCACACGCAGTTTAACTGAAGTCGGTTTTTAAGCGCTTTTTAATCCCGATTTTAACCGTCTTTGCGGTGCGGCAAGTCGAAATAGTGCGCATTTTGGTCTTGCTGTGCGTATCGATGCCAAGTTGAATCTCTCACGCCCACCCGGAGTAGAGATGCGTCTCTACACGCGGGCGCCGCTGTCAACAAAACACCTCCTgctgaaacacaaactgttcGCGAACGCCCCACGGAAGCTCAAACTGCCTCACAAATTTCGTTCCGTGCAGGAATAACGCGTGGAAACCGACCACGCGAAGGCAGCCGCTTTGAACTTTGCGCACATGTTTAGTTGAATGTGGACAGTTGCAGCGACGCGGCCATGGAATAACAAAGAGTAAAGATCAAATTACACACTTGTAACACAAATGCTTTATTTTACTGTGCGAGTCGAGATAATTTGCTTTGGAAACGCGTTACTCTCAGTTTGTCACCCCGCATAAAGTTGGGAGAGAGGTGGGGAAGTCGGGCATCGTCGAGCAGAGGACGGTCATCATAAAATGGGTGCGCAAGAAGCAGGTCGTGTGGCATGCCATGCTTCCTTGCTGGAGAGTGGGCGGTGAAATTTCAGCGACGTGCGCTTTTCTCTCGGCGAAAACAAGTGCgagattttaatttttccacaGTGTTTGCGTGTTATTAACGCAAAAGCAGCAGCTTTCAGCggggtttgttgcagtttacgCGTTAAAATTGCAGCTTTTGCGGAAAATCGCATCACACCCCTTTCCTCACATTGCCTCCGCCTTTGAAGTGTGTTGCCATGTTGAGTTGCGTCACGTACTGTATTTTCGCTGCAGAGATCGTCTCGGACTTACAGAAAGCCGACCTGGAGGGGAAAAGCAAAACTGCTTGTAGTGCCACTCCGTCAAGAAGGAGTGTAGtgaactgatttaaaaatgttacacaaaatatcacttttatttattttgtcattcattttGTATCTTATTATCATTAGTAGGAGTAGTAGCAGTTATAGGGTAGTTaaagtagtaatagtagtaatagcataggcataaaattacaaaaataatgggTTGTAATAAAATAAGTGCAGTGATGTGATTTAGAGATTTTATATGCAAAACGCAAACATTGCAGCtcagtcattattattattattattattattattattattattattattattattagtagtagtagtagtagtagtttttatataaatattattactgaAAACAATTACATTGATGATAATAATGAGGCTGATTCCATTTAGTAGTAATAATTacagtataataataattattattattattatcattgcaAATACTACTAACCCTcattaaaaagatttatcaGTGAGTCACGATTTTTGCAGCTGCCACTGTTTTGAGCACAGatgaattatattttaatatttttatgtgccaatgcatttatctttattttgatatttctacttttgtttattaaacagACAACATATTATCAGGTATTTGTGGCACATTGGCAGagtctaataaaaataaataaacgccATTGAGTAGATAAGGATGTTTTTATGCAGAATTCCTATTGAgtcaatcaaacaaaaacatattaaattcacaataaataaaacagaatcagTACATTTGGTTTTGAGCAGTGATCAGCAGGTCGGAtacttaaaaatatgcattcGTTCTTAATTATTAAACACATCCAAACTAAGAAATTGAATTTTTAGTCTAATGACAGAATAATGGACACTGTGTCCGTTTATTTGAGTTTAATACAAAAGGGGCACATGCTTTGATGCATAAGTAGGGATATTCTTTTAATCTGATAATATTTTCTTGTACTCAAAGCTTCTACTTGGATCAACAAACTGGCAGCACATGTTTCTccttgggggggaaaaacattaaattaaattggcaggtcaaacatttaaaaaaaaaaaggaaatcagaaTTGCCCAGAATAAATCTAATTTGTGCATCTTTAATTAGTGAGTATGACAGATAATGTTCCATTATTGGGTTCTGCATCATGAGAACTCATGCAGAACCCAATCGGCCTCATTTCTCATTCAATCAAGCAGcgtaaaactcttaaaaaaattaaataaaacaaaaaatcttctATGTTCAACTTTAATCCGTATGTGAAATTAGCAGCAGAGTGAGAAGTCTCTGAGTTTTTCCTCATCTCTGCATGATCCTTGTGGCAACGCACTGTCAGAAGACCCCAAGGActgatggcagaaaaaaaaaagaaaagaaaatccagtcTGGGGGGCGCGGCTCCCAGTTTTGCCGCAGTTGGTCCACATGTGTACTGGGAGATTTCATTTTGCCTAGCAACATAAATCAGCGTGCACTTCTGCATATTGCATGCTTATAGGTGTTCCGAGTCTCCTCCTGCAGACATGCCCCTTTCATTTAAGATGCGGCCAGAAaggcagcaaaaatgttcacgGTTATATGTAAGCGCGATATTGCATGATGCTCGATGCGTGCTGCGAGTTTCCTAAACATTGCATGAATCCAGTGAGCGCAGCATGGTGACATTATCTGTCTGACACGCCGTCTGACTGTTGACCTACTTCCACCATGTGGGTCACAGCAGAGAGATGCTCCCCCAATGTCTCTAACTATGCAtgatgtttattattaaatgtatttttaattaattataataaGCACATCTGAtttgtttaatgttattttctaagATTCATCCAGTGGCAGAATGTGTAGCACGGCACTCTATGATGATAAATTGTTATGATGAGgtgttcaaatttaaatatgtgtGCATGCAGATGTTTGGCTTTCATAAGCCCAAAATGTACCGGAGTTTGGACGGCTGCTGCATCTGTCGGGCCAAGTCCTCCAGCTCCCGTTTCACAGACAGCAAGCGGTACGAGAAGGACTTCAGGAGCTGTTTTGGGTAAGTGACCCACCAGAACTTGTGCTGTGTTGTGGTGTCACACTGCATCGTGAGTTGCAACAAAGTGTTTTTTGCAGGTTGAGTGAAACCAGATCAGGAGAAATCTGTAACGCCTGCGTCCTCCTTGTGAAGCGATGGAAAAAGCTTCCAGTGGGAACCAAGAAAAACTGGAACCATGTGAGTTTGGCTTTCCTtacaaatgtattcatgttttatgtgataaacccaCTCACAATGATCcgaagaaagaaaattattcatcATTTTCAGACATGTTTATAAATACATCTACCCCAAATTAAATAAGATGGAGTGTGAAGGACTCAGATGTTCgctagagaacattagtgaacaaacctTTTcttgaagaccaaggaacacatcAGACAGGTCGGGTaaagaagttttatttcagGGACAGGGAAACTAGTcagattgaaaacaaaaacagttggaGACTgtgaaagacttgagactgggttTGAGTTGTACCAGCAACTCCATAAGCTACCAGAGCTACAACAGTGGGTTATTTCAaatcatgtttgtgtttcaaacacgttttcacttgaaatgtataaaaatcatcataattttccttccaattcAAAATTTCGTTAcactctgtgttggtctatcacataaaaatccTGAAGTGTTTAGATTGTAATATGATTAAATGTGAGccaatgtaatgtttttgcaTGAATGGAACcttagaatattattaaaaagcgAATCTTTGTTGTGTACAGGTTGTTGATGCCAGAGGAGGCCCCAGCCTAAAGATAACCTCCAGGCCCAAGAAAATCAAAACCATCTCCAAGAAAGCTCGGCCGAGCCAGATCAGCAGGCTGCAGAAGGAGCTGAAGAGAAACAGTTAGTTCTGAGTTTTACTTTTCCCTGCCACCAGCATATGCTAACAACAAGAGTGGAGATTTAGTGTTTGTCAAAAATAGCACGCTCCTGTGCTTTGTTCTGCTCTCCAGACTCAGATGCCCACAGCACAACCTCCAGTGCCTCTCCAGCTCAGTCTCCCAGCTACAGCAACCTGTCGGACGACGGCTCCGACACCGAGCTGAGCCCCGGGTCCAGCCGCTCCCCAGTCTTCTCCTTCCTGGACCTCACTTACTGGAAGAGGTAGATTTGATgctggaacacaaacacataataTTCAGCATCATGTTGAACAGATAAACGCTTTATGTATCCAAAAGAACTGCCACATGTAATATCAGGGGTTTAATTTCCTTTCAGTGTAGTTTGTTAGATTCGTTTAGATGCaacataaaacaacatcttAATCATTTTTCTCCCTGTAAGTTATTAACATTTTAGATTTcttcacatatttatttatacatcaaCTAGAAAGTACTTTGCCATTTACAAGTCGTCCTGTACCTCTCTGTGGAAATGAGgcatatttgtttgaaaataattacaaagtccttttttttttgcattttagactTTAGACTCCCGTAAAATTACCCtgagagcaaaaaaaacaaataaacaagaaacaaaacaaaaataaaacaaaagacacaaaaggtcTTCCTTTCAGTCAGTGTTTGTGATTAAACTATGGACAAAGACTGTTCAAAAATACGACTACAGGAAATTCCTAGTGAAAAAAATTGCTGGGCAAAATGAACACAAAGTcacatttcatatatttaataaaaaacaggtGAAAATGTGAATGTGAAGTGTAATGTGTGCTGAAATTTCCAagaatttttggaaaatattctgtgaatTTATGAGACAAATATTGAAGTATTTACATCTGTTATTCAATTAACAGAACCTTTCAGAAAGTGTAACAAAAAGGCAAAGACAGACAAAATCGCCAAGGaggcataaatatttttacagatgaGCTATGAAGCAAAGACAATCTATCTTCAGATTTACCGAAAGTTGCATACTTTACATCACAATAAAGCGAGGATTTAACCAATTTAAAACCATTAAATTACCACCGTGAAACCATTTTGTGTTTAgagtatttattttgaacatagACTCTAAACATTCTAAGAAAACATCAGACAATTTTTCTTGTACAGAAGACAATTTAATGCTTGAACTGCTCATATTAATCTAGTAGTTGACAAAACGCTTTAACACCGTTCTGTGCTGATTTTCGCAGTTACACTTTTAACAGCAGCTTGTTAACACACTCAGCTTTAATCATCCtggcttttttttccacacatctGATGCAACGCATCTCGCTCTGTCGCAGGCAAAAGGTGTGCTGTGGAATAATATACAAGGGCCGCTTCGGGGAGGTGCTCATCGACCCCCATTTGTTCAAGCCCTGCTGCCGCAAcaagcagcggcagcagcagcagcagcagcaacaagaggaggaggaagacgaggaggaggaggaagaggaggaggaagaggtcgAGGTAGAGGAGGGTCAAGTGGGGGTGGATAAATCCCACGTGGAGGAAGAGGTGGTTAAGGAGACGCCTACGGGTGA contains:
- the sinhcaf gene encoding SIN3-HDAC complex-associated factor isoform X1, producing the protein MFGFHKPKMYRSLDGCCICRAKSSSSRFTDSKRYEKDFRSCFGLSETRSGEICNACVLLVKRWKKLPVGTKKNWNHVVDARGGPSLKITSRPKKIKTISKKARPSQISRLQKELKRNTRSCALFCSPDSDAHSTTSSASPAQSPSYSNLSDDGSDTELSPGSSRSPVFSFLDLTYWKRQKVCCGIIYKGRFGEVLIDPHLFKPCCRNKQRQQQQQQQQEEEEDEEEEEEEEEEVEVEEGQVGVDKSHVEEEVVKETPTGEENAEPAELCVTAPPARGGEVMEEGW
- the sinhcaf gene encoding SIN3-HDAC complex-associated factor isoform X2; its protein translation is MFGFHKPKMYRSLDGCCICRAKSSSSRFTDSKRYEKDFRSCFGLSETRSGEICNACVLLVKRWKKLPVGTKKNWNHVVDARGGPSLKITSRPKKIKTISKKARPSQISRLQKELKRNNSDAHSTTSSASPAQSPSYSNLSDDGSDTELSPGSSRSPVFSFLDLTYWKRQKVCCGIIYKGRFGEVLIDPHLFKPCCRNKQRQQQQQQQQEEEEDEEEEEEEEEEVEVEEGQVGVDKSHVEEEVVKETPTGEENAEPAELCVTAPPARGGEVMEEGW